Proteins co-encoded in one Listeria ivanovii subsp. ivanovii genomic window:
- a CDS encoding Lmo0654 family protein, with protein MAHENLRELEDRLIELRQEYQETISETRDFEDPQLQNGPINAAEVRLSALRHEISEVEKKIKKVEGNTK; from the coding sequence ATGGCCCATGAGAATTTAAGAGAACTAGAAGATCGCTTAATTGAATTACGACAAGAGTATCAAGAAACAATTAGTGAAACAAGAGATTTTGAAGACCCACAACTCCAAAACGGACCGATTAATGCTGCGGAAGTTAGATTAAGTGCATTACGTCACGAAATCTCAGAAGTAGAGAAGAAAATTAAAAAAGTAGAAGGTAATACCAAATAA
- a CDS encoding metallophosphoesterase family protein: MKPIFAVGDVHGEITLLDELLENWDKKRERLLFVGDLIDRGENPAAVLRRVKALADNSGAIVLKGNHEQMLLDWLENPSEKMHYYLSQGGMETIQSLISDSLNKKTTPEGLAERIKLESAELIEFIRNLPLYYEEGKYVFVHAGVDLSKDDWHETEERDFYWIREPFLFGENKTGKVFIFGHTPVQNLHKDGSAGIWVSADKTRLDIDGGAVFGGELHGVVVEEKVITKSFTAKK, encoded by the coding sequence ATGAAACCAATTTTTGCTGTAGGGGATGTACACGGAGAAATAACTCTTTTAGATGAGCTGCTAGAAAACTGGGATAAAAAGCGGGAACGACTTCTGTTTGTGGGGGACTTAATTGATCGCGGTGAAAATCCTGCAGCGGTCCTTAGAAGGGTGAAAGCGTTAGCAGATAATTCAGGAGCCATTGTTTTAAAAGGCAATCACGAACAAATGTTACTGGATTGGCTAGAAAATCCCTCCGAGAAAATGCACTACTATTTAAGCCAAGGTGGCATGGAAACCATTCAATCACTTATTTCGGACTCACTTAACAAAAAAACAACACCAGAAGGGCTAGCGGAAAGGATTAAGCTAGAATCGGCTGAGCTGATTGAGTTTATCCGGAATTTACCGCTTTATTATGAAGAAGGTAAGTATGTATTTGTCCATGCAGGAGTTGATCTTTCTAAAGACGACTGGCATGAAACGGAGGAACGAGATTTTTACTGGATTCGAGAACCATTTTTGTTCGGTGAAAATAAAACGGGGAAAGTATTTATCTTTGGACATACCCCGGTGCAAAATTTACATAAAGACGGAAGCGCAGGCATCTGGGTTTCAGCAGATAAAACAAGACTTGATATCGATGGTGGGGCTGTTTTTGGCGGAGAACTTCACGGCGTTGTTGTGGAAGAAAAAGTCATTACAAAAAGCTTTACTGCGAAAAAATAA
- a CDS encoding DUF420 domain-containing protein, whose translation MEQNKEKLTKPTSEKNYFWPIMIISFIAVVVILLLFFSPIGYQGAVHFDITIFPRMNAIFNSFTFVFLVIALWAIIKKKNINMHRGFILAAFTSTLFFLVSYLTFHYLSAETSTFGGTGIIRPIYFFILITHSFLAAIVVPLALFALVWGWTMQIGKHKKIVRWTMPIWLYVSLTGVLVYLFMAPYY comes from the coding sequence ATGGAACAAAACAAAGAAAAACTCACAAAGCCGACATCAGAAAAAAACTATTTTTGGCCGATAATGATTATTTCATTTATCGCAGTTGTGGTGATTTTACTACTCTTCTTTTCACCAATTGGCTATCAGGGAGCCGTGCATTTTGATATCACGATTTTCCCGCGAATGAATGCCATCTTTAATAGTTTTACCTTTGTATTTTTAGTTATTGCACTTTGGGCGATTATAAAAAAGAAAAACATTAACATGCACCGCGGATTTATCCTTGCAGCATTTACATCTACGCTATTCTTCTTAGTATCTTATTTAACATTTCATTACTTATCCGCCGAAACATCTACATTTGGTGGAACTGGAATTATCCGTCCGATTTACTTCTTTATCTTAATTACACATAGCTTCTTAGCTGCAATCGTCGTTCCACTTGCACTCTTCGCACTTGTTTGGGGCTGGACAATGCAAATCGGAAAACATAAAAAAATTGTTCGTTGGACGATGCCGATTTGGTTATATGTAAGTTTAACTGGCGTATTAGTTTATCTTTTCATGGCGCCGTATTATTAA
- the pdxK gene encoding pyridoxine/pyridoxal/pyridoxamine kinase: MTIKKTLTIAGSDSSGGAGLQADLKTFEEYGTYGFSAITTIVTMDPDNNWAHGVTPIDAGLVREQLKTILSGGPVDAMKTGMLGSIDIIKATREAIDKYDLKNVVIDPVMVCKGEDELIQPENAEAIRDLLLPKATITTPNLFEAGQLSGLGKLTTLDDMKAAAKKIIELGAKYVVIKGGKALESDKAIDLLYDGKDFTVYEVEKISPSHNHGAGCTFAAAITAGLAKGLTVEEAVAKAKDFVTAAIKGGFALNEFIGPVWHGAYNKAENR, from the coding sequence ATGACAATCAAAAAAACATTAACTATTGCAGGCTCTGATTCTAGCGGTGGCGCTGGATTACAAGCAGATTTAAAAACTTTTGAAGAATATGGTACTTATGGTTTTAGCGCAATTACAACAATCGTAACAATGGATCCAGACAACAATTGGGCGCATGGTGTTACTCCAATTGATGCAGGTCTTGTACGCGAACAACTGAAAACAATCCTTTCTGGCGGCCCAGTTGACGCAATGAAAACAGGTATGCTTGGCTCGATCGACATTATCAAAGCTACTCGTGAAGCGATTGATAAATATGATTTAAAAAATGTCGTTATTGATCCCGTAATGGTTTGTAAGGGCGAAGATGAATTAATCCAACCTGAAAACGCAGAAGCTATCCGTGACTTGTTACTTCCAAAAGCAACCATCACAACACCAAACCTGTTCGAAGCTGGTCAATTATCTGGTCTTGGTAAATTAACAACGCTAGACGATATGAAAGCAGCTGCGAAAAAAATTATCGAATTAGGCGCTAAATACGTTGTTATCAAAGGCGGAAAAGCACTAGAAAGCGACAAAGCAATCGACTTACTTTATGATGGAAAAGATTTCACTGTTTATGAAGTTGAAAAAATTTCTCCAAGTCATAATCACGGCGCTGGTTGTACTTTCGCAGCCGCAATTACAGCTGGACTTGCGAAAGGTTTAACCGTGGAAGAAGCAGTTGCTAAAGCGAAAGATTTCGTTACAGCTGCAATCAAAGGCGGATTTGCTTTAAATGAATTCATTGGCCCTGTTTGGCACGGTGCTTATAATAAAGCGGAGAATAGATAA
- a CDS encoding Cof-type HAD-IIB family hydrolase: MIKVIASDMDGTLLNSNIEIAKENVEAIEKARAKGIHFVLCTGRMYDDAMGLINKANLYAPAICMNGAEIRDEHGKIVLQHPIDRNLARDTYNTLSELGMYTEFFTDMGPITTDKARGKEFMIEMHKRIHPDAPVSEITEKVEERFESKDVHEIPDVERILANKELTILKFISFSYDKEILAKAKAKLEKENELSVTSSFSDNIEITHREAQKGISLQYYVEKLGVTLDETFAIGDNMNDISMLKMAGYSVAMGNAEEEVKDLAEHVTSTNDEHGVAAAIYKMLETND, from the coding sequence ATGATTAAAGTTATTGCTTCAGACATGGATGGCACACTACTTAACTCTAATATCGAGATTGCAAAAGAAAACGTCGAGGCAATCGAAAAAGCCCGCGCAAAAGGGATTCATTTTGTTCTATGTACTGGACGGATGTATGACGACGCGATGGGATTAATTAATAAAGCAAACTTATACGCACCAGCTATTTGTATGAATGGTGCTGAAATTCGTGACGAACACGGCAAAATTGTATTACAACATCCTATCGATAGAAACTTAGCTCGAGACACGTATAACACCTTATCCGAACTTGGCATGTATACAGAGTTTTTCACAGATATGGGACCAATTACAACAGATAAAGCACGCGGTAAAGAATTTATGATAGAAATGCATAAACGTATCCACCCAGATGCTCCTGTTTCGGAAATCACTGAAAAAGTAGAAGAGCGTTTTGAATCCAAAGACGTTCATGAAATACCTGATGTAGAAAGAATTTTAGCCAATAAAGAACTAACCATCCTAAAATTCATTTCTTTCTCCTATGACAAAGAAATCCTTGCAAAAGCTAAGGCAAAACTGGAAAAAGAAAATGAGCTTTCGGTTACTTCTTCGTTTTCCGACAATATTGAAATTACCCACCGTGAAGCACAAAAAGGGATTTCCTTACAATATTATGTAGAAAAATTAGGCGTAACGCTTGATGAAACTTTTGCAATTGGAGATAATATGAATGACATTTCGATGCTCAAAATGGCTGGCTACAGTGTCGCAATGGGAAATGCCGAAGAAGAAGTAAAAGATTTAGCAGAACACGTTACCTCAACCAACGATGAACACGGGGTTGCAGCTGCCATCTATAAAATGCTTGAAACAAATGACTAA
- a CDS encoding maltose acetyltransferase domain-containing protein — protein sequence MSSELEKMIAGEMYDPSDRELVHGRSRARKFCREINDTMDADSRQSVLKRLFGGTKESVYVEPDFRVDYGSNIYVGENFYANFDCVILDVCEVHIGENCMMAPGVHIYTATHPLDPVKRNSGLELGKPVKIGDNVWIGGRAIINPGVTLGNNVVVASGSVVTKSFPDNVVLAGNPARVIKTIEVKDK from the coding sequence ATGAGTTCAGAACTAGAAAAGATGATTGCAGGAGAAATGTATGATCCAAGTGACAGAGAGCTTGTACACGGTAGAAGTCGTGCGCGGAAGTTCTGTCGAGAAATAAATGATACGATGGACGCTGATTCCCGTCAAAGCGTGCTGAAACGTCTATTTGGTGGTACAAAAGAAAGCGTCTATGTCGAACCAGATTTTCGAGTAGATTACGGCTCCAATATTTACGTTGGCGAAAATTTTTATGCTAATTTTGATTGTGTGATTTTAGATGTTTGCGAGGTACATATTGGTGAAAATTGCATGATGGCGCCAGGTGTTCATATTTATACGGCTACACATCCACTTGATCCAGTTAAACGAAATAGTGGACTGGAACTTGGTAAGCCAGTAAAGATTGGTGATAATGTGTGGATTGGCGGTCGGGCAATTATTAATCCGGGAGTAACACTTGGTAATAACGTGGTTGTAGCATCTGGATCAGTTGTGACGAAAAGTTTCCCTGACAATGTTGTTTTAGCCGGAAATCCAGCGCGGGTAATTAAAACTATTGAGGTTAAGGATAAATGA
- a CDS encoding DUF5327 family protein codes for MIISDAKIFEQMESELAKARAATTKASQDKHLHGLMLLVQLAKTGDETGLEVETNLIPKSEPAQIVNMDGKKIELEDGANGDSLLDF; via the coding sequence ATGATTATTTCAGATGCAAAGATTTTTGAACAAATGGAAAGTGAGTTAGCAAAAGCAAGAGCGGCAACGACAAAGGCGAGTCAAGATAAGCATTTGCATGGTTTGATGTTACTTGTCCAACTTGCGAAAACTGGTGATGAAACAGGTTTGGAAGTGGAAACAAACCTAATTCCAAAATCAGAACCTGCGCAAATCGTCAACATGGACGGAAAGAAAATAGAGTTAGAAGATGGGGCTAATGGAGATTCATTGCTTGATTTTTAG
- a CDS encoding DUF423 domain-containing protein — protein sequence MKKTIITGAIFAGLAVLLGAFGAHALKDVLGSYASTWETGVQYQMFHAVGILVVGLLMEKQASQLYAWAVILFSVGIAFFSGSLYILSISKVAVLGAITPIGGVCFVAGWLLLILGVSRRSTRFY from the coding sequence ATGAAAAAAACAATTATTACTGGAGCCATTTTTGCCGGGCTTGCAGTTCTACTTGGTGCTTTCGGGGCGCATGCTTTAAAAGATGTACTTGGAAGTTATGCAAGTACTTGGGAAACCGGCGTTCAGTATCAAATGTTTCACGCAGTTGGAATTTTAGTTGTTGGATTATTAATGGAAAAACAAGCTAGCCAGCTTTATGCTTGGGCAGTGATCTTATTTTCGGTCGGAATTGCGTTCTTTTCCGGAAGTTTATATATCTTAAGTATTTCCAAAGTAGCTGTGTTAGGCGCAATTACGCCAATCGGAGGAGTTTGTTTTGTAGCAGGCTGGTTATTGCTGATTTTGGGCGTATCGAGAAGGTCTACGAGGTTTTATTAA
- a CDS encoding ABC transporter ATP-binding protein, which yields MTYALEITGLRKIYSTGVEALRGVDLTVEEGDFYALLGPNGAGKSTTIGIITSLVNKTSGKVKVFGYDLDTDIVRAKQQIGLVPQEFNFNPFETVQQIVVNQAGYYGVSRKEAFKRSEKYLKQSNLWEKRHERARMLSGGMKRRLMIARVLMHEPRLLILDEPTAGVDIELRREMWTFLRELNESGTTIILTTHYLEEAEMLCRNIGIIQSGELIENTSMKSLLSKLQFETFIFDLEPYEQAFEITGYQHVFEDKQTLSVEVERNQGVNHIFEQLSARGIKVLSMRNKSNRLEELFLKITDEKHQVGEKHV from the coding sequence ATGACTTATGCACTTGAGATAACAGGGTTACGAAAAATCTATTCGACTGGGGTGGAAGCTCTTCGCGGGGTGGATTTAACGGTAGAAGAAGGAGATTTTTATGCGCTTCTTGGTCCAAATGGGGCGGGGAAATCAACGACAATCGGGATTATCACATCGTTAGTCAATAAAACATCTGGAAAAGTAAAAGTATTTGGCTATGACCTGGACACGGATATTGTTCGGGCGAAACAGCAAATTGGACTTGTACCGCAAGAATTCAATTTCAATCCATTTGAAACGGTACAACAAATTGTCGTTAATCAGGCCGGCTATTATGGTGTTTCTCGTAAAGAAGCATTTAAACGTAGCGAAAAATATTTAAAACAATCGAATTTATGGGAAAAGCGTCACGAACGGGCTAGAATGCTTTCAGGAGGAATGAAAAGACGCCTGATGATTGCGCGTGTGTTGATGCATGAACCACGGCTGCTGATTTTGGATGAACCTACTGCTGGGGTGGATATTGAACTTAGACGTGAAATGTGGACGTTTTTAAGGGAGCTAAATGAGAGTGGTACAACGATTATTTTAACTACACATTACTTAGAGGAAGCGGAAATGCTTTGCCGAAACATCGGTATAATCCAGTCAGGTGAGCTAATTGAAAATACGAGCATGAAATCACTACTTTCTAAGTTGCAATTTGAGACATTTATTTTTGATTTAGAGCCTTATGAACAAGCATTTGAAATCACTGGATATCAGCATGTTTTTGAAGATAAACAAACACTATCTGTTGAAGTTGAACGAAATCAAGGCGTGAATCACATCTTTGAACAATTAAGTGCTCGAGGGATTAAAGTGCTTTCTATGCGTAATAAGTCCAATAGATTAGAAGAACTATTTTTGAAAATTACCGATGAAAAACATCAAGTGGGGGAAAAACATGTTTAA
- a CDS encoding ABC transporter permease, translated as MFNLYYTALKSLAAKETNRYMRIWVQTLVPPVITTSLYFIIFGKMIGSRIGDMGGFSYMEYIVPGLIMMSVITSSYANVSSSFFSQKFQKNIEEILVAPVPTHIIIWGFLIGGIGRSILVGSLVTIISLFFVPLHVYSWSIGIITFLMTAIVFSLAGLLNGIFAKSYDDVSIVPTFVLQPLTYLGGVFYAISMLPPIWQAISKVNPIVYMISGFRYGFLGVTDVPIMVSMFILVLFIVVLYAICWYLINKGRGLRS; from the coding sequence ATGTTTAATCTATATTATACAGCTTTAAAAAGTCTAGCAGCAAAAGAAACCAACCGATATATGCGGATTTGGGTTCAGACACTCGTTCCACCTGTTATTACAACGTCGCTTTATTTTATTATCTTTGGGAAAATGATTGGGAGCCGTATTGGGGATATGGGTGGTTTTTCTTATATGGAATACATCGTGCCGGGGCTAATTATGATGTCTGTCATTACTAGTTCATATGCCAATGTATCGTCTTCTTTTTTCTCACAAAAATTCCAGAAAAATATTGAGGAGATTTTAGTAGCTCCTGTACCAACGCATATTATCATCTGGGGATTTCTTATTGGTGGAATCGGTAGAAGTATATTAGTAGGTTCACTAGTTACCATTATTTCTTTATTTTTTGTACCACTCCATGTCTATTCATGGTCGATTGGAATTATTACTTTTTTGATGACAGCGATTGTGTTCTCGCTAGCAGGCCTTCTCAATGGGATTTTCGCTAAATCTTATGATGATGTCTCTATTGTACCAACATTTGTTTTACAGCCGCTGACGTACCTTGGTGGTGTGTTCTACGCGATTTCTATGCTTCCGCCCATCTGGCAAGCGATTTCAAAAGTAAATCCGATTGTCTACATGATTTCTGGATTCCGGTATGGCTTCCTTGGTGTAACTGATGTCCCAATCATGGTGTCGATGTTCATTCTGGTGCTATTTATCGTTGTGCTATATGCGATTTGCTGGTATTTAATTAATAAAGGAAGAGGTTTAAGGAGTTAG
- a CDS encoding DUF805 domain-containing protein: protein MGFLEAYKSFWKNYVNFSGRAPRSAYWYVVLWNAIIIGVLYILAIIFGISALMEGSAGGTGMVGGGGALLILVILWLYLLAALIPTISLTVRRLHDSGKSGFFAFLDLIPFVGGIIILVFMCLESDGPNQYGDDDSQFDI from the coding sequence ATGGGATTTTTAGAAGCTTATAAGTCATTTTGGAAGAACTACGTCAATTTTAGTGGTCGTGCACCTCGTTCGGCGTATTGGTATGTAGTACTTTGGAATGCAATTATTATTGGAGTTCTTTACATTTTAGCAATCATTTTTGGTATTTCCGCATTGATGGAAGGGAGTGCGGGCGGCACTGGTATGGTTGGCGGTGGTGGCGCACTATTAATTTTAGTCATTTTATGGCTGTATCTATTAGCGGCTTTAATTCCGACAATCAGTCTTACTGTTAGACGTTTACATGATTCAGGGAAAAGTGGTTTTTTTGCTTTTCTTGACTTAATTCCATTTGTTGGGGGAATTATTATTTTAGTATTTATGTGCCTTGAAAGTGACGGACCAAACCAATATGGTGATGATGATAGTCAATTTGATATTTAA
- a CDS encoding lmo0673 family protein: MYIEIYTANGESIRLDDDAKINNISIHELSKTDLKNLFNEKCIELTKYDLTYFINTSQVNWFLVSEGIH; the protein is encoded by the coding sequence ATGTATATCGAAATTTACACCGCAAACGGAGAATCGATTCGTCTTGATGACGACGCAAAAATCAACAACATTAGCATCCACGAATTATCAAAAACTGACTTAAAAAATCTTTTTAACGAAAAATGTATTGAATTAACCAAATATGACTTAACTTATTTTATTAATACAAGCCAAGTTAATTGGTTCCTCGTAAGCGAAGGAATCCATTAA
- the mogR gene encoding motility genes transcriptional repressor MogR: MPKSEIRKLLQEIKKQVDNPGNSSTTDIKKMASESGIDEQTAEEIFHLLTDFYQAVEEHGGIEKYMHSNISWLKIELELLSACYQIAILEDMKVLDISEMLSLNDLRIFPKTPSQLQNTYYKLKKELIQVEDIPKNKPGRKRKTQKSSKKEKTNIFGKVVSSEYKPPTSIKEQISYDKTREKNLVDLLSGVKSNVQLLSENQGEENNVYDLLKSIYSLSSLAVQKEELDRKYQDLQTKYQELEQENSYLKQQNETMTESFHTLVMQVADFAYANDLDQIQALPLFSQQLVVTLNQLGIFKENYKQM; this comes from the coding sequence ATGCCTAAATCAGAAATAAGAAAATTACTTCAAGAAATAAAAAAACAAGTAGATAATCCGGGGAATTCATCTACTACCGACATTAAAAAAATGGCGTCAGAGTCTGGTATTGACGAACAAACAGCCGAAGAAATCTTTCATTTACTCACTGATTTTTATCAAGCCGTTGAAGAACATGGTGGAATCGAAAAATATATGCACTCCAACATTAGTTGGTTAAAAATTGAATTAGAACTACTTTCTGCATGTTACCAAATTGCTATTTTGGAAGATATGAAAGTACTTGATATCTCTGAAATGCTCAGTTTAAACGATTTGCGGATCTTTCCAAAAACACCGAGCCAGCTGCAAAATACCTACTACAAACTAAAAAAAGAATTGATTCAAGTAGAAGATATCCCAAAAAATAAGCCGGGTAGAAAAAGAAAAACGCAAAAAAGCAGTAAAAAAGAAAAAACAAATATTTTCGGAAAAGTCGTTTCTTCTGAATATAAACCGCCGACATCTATCAAAGAACAAATCAGTTATGACAAAACACGCGAAAAAAACTTGGTAGATTTATTATCTGGCGTTAAAAGCAACGTGCAACTTTTAAGCGAAAACCAAGGCGAAGAAAATAATGTCTATGACTTGCTGAAAAGCATTTATTCACTTTCGTCTCTTGCTGTGCAAAAAGAAGAACTCGATCGTAAATATCAAGATTTACAAACAAAATACCAAGAGCTTGAACAAGAGAACTCGTATTTAAAACAGCAAAACGAAACAATGACTGAATCTTTCCACACACTTGTCATGCAAGTAGCTGACTTTGCATATGCGAATGACTTAGACCAAATCCAAGCATTACCACTTTTCAGCCAGCAACTTGTTGTGACGCTTAATCAACTCGGTATTTTTAAGGAAAACTATAAACAAATGTAA
- a CDS encoding flagellar type III secretion system pore protein FliP, whose protein sequence is MRKIASKRVFQVSFIAVFVFSLIFFWPGTSVHAESWLDSLGVNGTDGVNSSVALFVLVTVLSLSASIVLMFTHFTYCIIVLGLTRQGLGATNLPPNQVLVGLALFLSLFMMQPLITAWYDDVYKPSQTEEWSASKVWDETKPLLTKYVAENTYKHDINMMLKAEGEDPVTKKEDAPLMALMPAFILTQITQGFLTGMFIYLAFIFIDLIVSTLLMYLGMMMVPPMTISLPFKILVFIFIGGYGLITNMIFQTIHF, encoded by the coding sequence ATGCGTAAAATAGCTTCTAAACGAGTATTTCAAGTATCCTTTATTGCTGTTTTTGTATTTTCTTTGATTTTCTTTTGGCCAGGTACGAGTGTTCATGCTGAAAGTTGGCTGGACTCGCTGGGTGTAAATGGAACAGATGGGGTTAATTCTAGTGTTGCCCTATTTGTTTTAGTGACAGTGCTATCTTTGTCTGCTTCGATTGTATTAATGTTCACACATTTTACGTATTGTATTATCGTTCTTGGATTAACGAGACAGGGGCTTGGAGCGACAAATTTGCCACCTAATCAGGTGCTTGTTGGTCTTGCACTTTTCCTATCTTTGTTTATGATGCAGCCTTTGATTACGGCATGGTACGACGATGTGTATAAACCATCACAAACAGAAGAATGGAGTGCATCAAAGGTTTGGGATGAGACAAAACCGCTGTTGACTAAGTATGTGGCTGAAAATACATATAAGCACGATATCAACATGATGTTAAAAGCTGAAGGAGAGGACCCAGTAACTAAAAAAGAAGATGCACCACTTATGGCTCTTATGCCAGCTTTTATTTTGACACAAATTACCCAAGGATTTTTAACTGGGATGTTTATTTACTTGGCGTTTATATTTATAGACTTGATTGTTAGTACTTTACTAATGTACCTCGGAATGATGATGGTTCCACCGATGACAATTAGTTTACCGTTTAAGATTTTAGTCTTTATTTTCATTGGAGGATACGGGCTAATTACCAACATGATTTTTCAAACAATTCACTTTTAA